A genomic region of Streptomyces sp. R33 contains the following coding sequences:
- a CDS encoding TrkA family potassium uptake protein — MHIVIMGCGRVGSALAQTLEQQGHTVAVVDQDPTAFRRLGAGFGGRRVTGVGFDQDTLREAGIEEAGAFAAVSSGDNSNIIAARVAREMFGVENVAARIYDPKRAEVYQRLGIPTVATVRWTADQMLRRLLPSGAEPLWRDPSGGVQLAEVHTSAAWIGHKVSKLQDETGVRVAFLTRLGEAMLPTSQTVLQEGDLVHVMMRTDEIDKVEAAFAEGPEEAHA, encoded by the coding sequence GTGCACATCGTCATTATGGGCTGCGGACGGGTGGGCTCCGCCCTCGCGCAGACCTTGGAACAGCAGGGGCATACGGTCGCGGTCGTCGACCAGGACCCCACCGCATTCCGCCGGCTGGGAGCCGGATTCGGCGGCCGCCGCGTCACCGGGGTCGGCTTCGACCAGGACACGCTCCGCGAGGCCGGGATCGAGGAGGCGGGCGCTTTCGCAGCCGTCAGCAGTGGTGACAATTCCAACATCATCGCCGCCCGCGTGGCGCGCGAGATGTTCGGTGTCGAGAACGTCGCCGCCCGCATCTACGACCCGAAGCGCGCCGAGGTCTACCAGCGCCTGGGCATCCCGACCGTGGCCACCGTGCGGTGGACCGCCGACCAGATGCTGCGCCGGCTGCTGCCGTCCGGGGCCGAGCCGTTGTGGCGCGACCCGAGCGGCGGGGTCCAGCTCGCCGAGGTGCACACCTCCGCCGCCTGGATCGGGCACAAGGTCAGCAAGCTGCAGGACGAGACCGGTGTCCGCGTGGCCTTCCTCACCCGACTGGGCGAGGCCATGCTGCCGACGTCCCAGACGGTGCTGCAGGAGGGCGACCTCGTCCACGTGATGATGCGTACGGACGAGATCGACAAGGTCGAGGCGGCCTTCGCAGAAGGCCCCGAGGAGGCACACGCATGA
- a CDS encoding TrkA family potassium uptake protein, with the protein MRVAIAGAGAVGRSIAGELLENGHEVLLVDKAPTAISVERVPQAEWLLADACEITSLDEAALQRCNVVIAATGDDKVNLVVSLLAKTEYGVPRVVARVNNPKNEWLFNESWGVDVAVSTPRLMSALVEEAVSVGDLVRLLRFSHGDANLVELTLPADSSVAGTQISEITWPEDTSLVTIIRGNRVLTPHAEETLEPGDELLFVAAQAREEQLEDLLQARH; encoded by the coding sequence ATGAGGGTCGCGATCGCCGGAGCCGGCGCGGTGGGCCGTTCCATCGCGGGCGAGCTGCTGGAGAACGGGCACGAGGTGCTGCTCGTCGACAAGGCGCCGACCGCCATCTCCGTGGAGCGGGTGCCGCAGGCCGAGTGGCTGCTGGCCGACGCCTGCGAGATCACCTCGCTCGACGAGGCCGCGCTGCAGCGCTGCAACGTGGTCATCGCCGCCACGGGCGACGACAAGGTCAACCTGGTCGTCTCCCTCCTGGCCAAGACCGAGTACGGGGTCCCCCGGGTCGTGGCGCGCGTGAACAACCCGAAGAACGAGTGGCTCTTCAACGAGTCCTGGGGCGTCGACGTCGCGGTCTCCACGCCGCGTCTGATGTCGGCCCTGGTGGAGGAGGCCGTCAGCGTCGGCGACCTGGTGCGGCTGCTCCGCTTCAGCCACGGCGACGCCAACCTCGTCGAGCTGACCCTGCCCGCCGACTCCTCGGTCGCCGGGACCCAGATCAGCGAGATCACCTGGCCCGAGGACACCTCGCTGGTCACGATCATCCGCGGCAACCGGGTCCTGACCCCGCACGCGGAGGAGACGCTCGAGCCGGGCGACGAGCTGCTCTTCGTGGCCGCCCAGGCCCGCGAGGAACAGCTGGAGGACCTCCTCCAGGCCCGTCACTGA
- a CDS encoding DUF3159 domain-containing protein: MTSFDKPTTPDPEGGPSPDPAPDQAAVTQAALFDAFGGVRGTVETMLPGLLFVMIYTVNKDVKMSAIAAGAVAVLLVIVRLLRKDTVKHAFSGVFGVGVGVAFALFTGTAKGFYLPGMIYGAGLGVAFTVSALVGFPLLGVILGPVFKENLSWRTRNPGRKKAYTKASLAWGIIFLAKYAILFPLYWWGDATQLGWVLIALKLPPMVLAVYFTWVFLAKAPPPIDVIAEWEAKDAAAEAAKAAAAREHGA; encoded by the coding sequence GTGACGTCATTCGACAAACCGACCACCCCGGACCCCGAGGGCGGGCCGTCCCCCGATCCGGCCCCCGACCAGGCGGCCGTGACCCAGGCGGCGCTCTTCGACGCCTTCGGCGGAGTCCGGGGCACCGTGGAGACGATGCTCCCCGGGCTGCTCTTCGTGATGATCTACACGGTCAACAAGGACGTGAAGATGTCCGCGATCGCGGCGGGCGCGGTCGCGGTCCTGCTCGTGATCGTGCGGCTGCTGCGCAAGGACACCGTGAAGCACGCCTTCAGCGGGGTCTTCGGCGTGGGGGTCGGCGTGGCCTTCGCCCTGTTCACCGGTACCGCCAAGGGCTTCTACCTGCCCGGCATGATCTACGGCGCCGGGCTGGGCGTGGCCTTCACGGTGTCCGCGCTCGTGGGGTTCCCGCTGCTGGGCGTGATCCTGGGCCCGGTGTTCAAGGAGAACCTGTCCTGGCGCACCCGCAACCCCGGGCGCAAGAAGGCGTACACGAAGGCCAGTCTGGCCTGGGGCATCATCTTCCTCGCCAAGTACGCGATCCTCTTCCCGCTGTACTGGTGGGGCGACGCGACGCAGCTGGGCTGGGTGCTCATCGCGCTGAAGCTGCCCCCGATGGTGCTCGCGGTGTACTTCACGTGGGTGTTCCTGGCGAAGGCACCGCCGCCGATCGACGTGATCGCGGAGTGGGAGGCCAAGGACGCTGCCGCAGAGGCCGCCAAGGCCGCTGCCGCCCGGGAACACGGGGCCTGA
- a CDS encoding OB-fold nucleic acid binding domain-containing protein, with amino-acid sequence MSAEPRPDKSAKPVRPAGRFRRMIERLSTSQEELHSAELQEDAEAAGCTRICDSHDRQIVKVTGTLRTVTLRPRAGVPALEAELFDGSAGLDVVWLGRRSIVGIEPGRRMIASGRISMSHGRRVLFNPKYELRPLGQEH; translated from the coding sequence ATGAGTGCTGAACCGCGTCCCGATAAGTCCGCCAAGCCGGTCAGGCCGGCGGGCCGGTTCCGGCGGATGATAGAGCGGCTGTCCACCTCGCAGGAGGAGCTGCATTCGGCGGAGCTGCAAGAGGACGCAGAAGCCGCGGGGTGCACGCGGATCTGCGACTCCCACGACCGCCAGATAGTCAAGGTGACGGGAACCCTGCGTACCGTCACCCTTCGGCCGCGCGCGGGGGTGCCCGCGCTGGAGGCGGAGCTCTTCGACGGCTCGGCCGGGCTGGACGTGGTCTGGCTCGGGCGTCGCTCGATCGTGGGAATCGAACCCGGCCGGCGCATGATCGCCTCCGGGCGGATCTCGATGAGCCACGGCCGCCGGGTCCTCTTCAACCCGAAGTACGAACTCCGACCGCTCGGACAGGAGCACTGA
- a CDS encoding response regulator — protein sequence MTRVLVVDDEPQIVRALVINLKARKYEVDAAADGAGALELAAARHPDVVVLDLGLPDMDGVEVIKGLRGWTRVPILVLSARHSSDEKVEALDAGADDYVTKPFGMDELLARLRAAVRRAEPSAGAGEEEVIVETDGFTVDLAAKKAVRAGRDVRLTPTEWHLLEVLVRNGGKLVSQKQLLQEVWGPSYGTETNYLRVYMAQLRRKLEADPSHPRHFITEPGMGYRFER from the coding sequence ATGACCCGGGTGCTCGTGGTGGACGACGAGCCGCAGATCGTCCGAGCCCTCGTGATCAATCTGAAGGCACGCAAGTACGAGGTCGACGCCGCCGCGGACGGGGCCGGAGCCCTGGAGCTCGCGGCCGCCCGCCACCCCGACGTGGTCGTCCTCGACCTGGGCCTGCCCGACATGGACGGCGTCGAGGTGATCAAGGGCCTGCGCGGCTGGACCAGGGTGCCGATCCTGGTCCTCTCCGCCCGGCACAGCTCCGACGAGAAGGTCGAGGCCCTCGACGCCGGGGCCGACGACTACGTCACCAAGCCCTTCGGCATGGACGAGCTGCTCGCACGGCTGCGCGCCGCCGTCCGCCGGGCCGAGCCGTCCGCGGGCGCCGGCGAGGAGGAGGTGATCGTGGAGACCGACGGATTCACGGTGGACCTGGCCGCGAAGAAGGCCGTGCGCGCGGGGCGCGACGTACGGCTCACGCCCACCGAATGGCACCTGCTGGAGGTGCTCGTCCGCAACGGCGGCAAGCTCGTCAGCCAGAAGCAGCTCCTCCAGGAGGTCTGGGGGCCCTCGTACGGCACGGAGACGAACTACCTGCGCGTCTACATGGCGCAGCTGCGGCGCAAACTCGAGGCGGACCCCTCGCACCCGCGGCACTTCATCACGGAGCCGGGCATGGGATACCGCTTCGAGAGGTAG
- a CDS encoding ATP-binding protein — MGRGKLRIYLGAAPGVGKTYAMLSEGHRRVERGGDCVVGFVEHHGRPRTEVMLHGLEQVPRRELTYRGAAFTEMDVDAVLARRPAVALVDELAHTNVPGSRNAKRWQDVEELLQAGIDVVSTVNIQHLESLGDVVESITGVRQRETVPDEVVRRADQIELVDMSPQALRRRMAHGNVYRSDKVDAALSNYFRPGNLTALRELALLWVADRADEYLQQYRGEHDIRSTWQARERIVVGLTGGPEGRTLIRRASRMAAKGSGSEILAVYVARSDGLTAASPKELAVQRTLVEDLGGTFHHVIGDDIPDALLEFARGVNATQIVLGSSRRKAWQYVFGPGVGATVARDSGPDLDVHIVTHEEVARGRGLPVVRSAARLGRPRIIAGWVVGMFFPALLAVLLTHVNADPGLANEMLLFLSLTVAAALLGGLWPALASAAFGSLLLNYFFAPPVHRFTISDPKNIVGIAVFFGVAVSVASVVDLAARRTHQAARLRAESEILSFLAGSVLRGETTLDALLERVRETFAMESVALLERASDVDPWQPAGSVGPSPVGRPEDADVDMPIGDHMALALSGRVLPAEDRRVLGAFAAQAAVVLDRQRLVGEAEEARRLAEGNRIRTALLAAVSHDLRTPLASIKASVSSLRSDDVDWSEEDRAELLEGIEDGADRLDHLVGNLLDMSRLQTGTVTPLIREIDLDEVVPMALGGVPEDSVLLDVPETLPMVAVDPGLLERTVANVVENAVKYSPAGEPVVVAASFLGDRVEVRVVDRGPGVPDEAKDRIFAPFQRHGDAPRGAGVGLGLAVARGFAEAMDGTLAAEDTPGGGLTMVLTLRAVTRDSGQADGAADGERRATVPETAGHLPDDPDTPGAADGTDLMDLDPIRQKAGPR, encoded by the coding sequence ATGGGACGCGGCAAGCTACGGATCTACCTCGGCGCGGCACCCGGTGTGGGCAAGACGTACGCGATGCTCTCCGAGGGCCACCGCCGGGTGGAGCGGGGCGGCGACTGCGTCGTCGGCTTCGTCGAGCACCACGGGCGGCCGCGCACCGAGGTGATGCTGCACGGGCTGGAACAGGTGCCGCGCCGGGAGCTCACGTACCGGGGCGCCGCCTTCACCGAGATGGACGTGGACGCCGTACTGGCGCGCCGGCCCGCCGTCGCGCTCGTGGACGAGCTCGCGCACACCAACGTGCCCGGCTCGCGCAACGCCAAGCGCTGGCAGGACGTCGAGGAGCTGCTGCAGGCGGGCATCGACGTCGTGTCCACCGTGAACATCCAGCACCTGGAGTCGCTCGGCGACGTGGTGGAGTCCATCACCGGCGTGCGGCAGCGGGAGACCGTGCCCGACGAGGTGGTGCGGCGGGCCGACCAGATCGAGCTCGTCGACATGTCCCCGCAGGCGCTGCGCCGGCGGATGGCGCACGGGAACGTCTACCGGTCCGACAAGGTCGACGCGGCCCTGTCGAACTACTTCCGGCCCGGCAACCTCACCGCCCTGCGCGAGCTGGCGCTGCTGTGGGTGGCCGACCGGGCCGACGAGTACCTCCAGCAGTACCGGGGCGAGCACGACATCCGCTCCACCTGGCAGGCCCGCGAGCGGATCGTCGTCGGGCTCACGGGCGGGCCCGAGGGCCGTACGCTCATCCGCCGCGCCTCCCGGATGGCCGCCAAGGGCTCCGGCAGCGAGATCCTGGCCGTCTACGTCGCCCGCAGCGACGGGCTGACCGCGGCCTCGCCGAAGGAGCTCGCGGTCCAGCGGACGCTGGTCGAGGATCTTGGCGGAACGTTTCACCATGTGATCGGCGACGACATCCCCGACGCGCTGCTCGAATTCGCCCGCGGGGTCAACGCCACCCAGATCGTGCTCGGCTCCAGCCGCCGCAAGGCCTGGCAGTACGTCTTCGGGCCGGGCGTCGGCGCCACCGTGGCCCGCGACTCGGGGCCCGACCTCGACGTGCACATCGTCACGCACGAGGAGGTCGCCCGGGGCCGCGGCCTGCCCGTGGTCCGCTCGGCGGCCCGGCTCGGACGGCCCCGGATCATCGCCGGCTGGGTCGTCGGGATGTTCTTCCCCGCCCTGCTGGCCGTGCTGCTCACGCACGTGAACGCCGACCCGGGCCTGGCCAACGAGATGCTGCTGTTCCTCTCGCTGACCGTGGCCGCCGCGCTGCTGGGCGGGCTCTGGCCGGCGCTGGCCTCGGCGGCCTTCGGCTCGCTGCTGCTGAACTACTTCTTCGCCCCGCCCGTGCACCGGTTCACCATCTCCGACCCGAAGAACATCGTGGGCATCGCCGTCTTCTTCGGGGTGGCCGTCTCCGTGGCCTCGGTGGTGGACCTGGCCGCCCGGCGCACCCACCAGGCCGCCCGGCTGCGCGCCGAGTCCGAGATCCTCTCCTTCCTGGCCGGCAGCGTCCTGCGCGGTGAGACCACGCTGGACGCGCTGCTGGAGCGGGTGCGCGAGACCTTCGCCATGGAGTCCGTGGCCCTGCTGGAGCGCGCGAGCGACGTCGATCCCTGGCAGCCGGCCGGCAGCGTCGGCCCGAGCCCGGTCGGCCGCCCCGAGGACGCCGATGTCGACATGCCCATCGGGGACCACATGGCGCTGGCCCTGTCCGGCCGGGTGCTGCCCGCCGAGGACCGCCGCGTGCTCGGTGCGTTCGCCGCGCAGGCCGCCGTGGTCCTGGACCGGCAGCGGCTGGTCGGGGAGGCCGAGGAGGCCCGCCGGCTGGCGGAGGGCAACCGGATCCGGACCGCGCTGCTGGCCGCCGTCAGCCATGACCTCCGTACGCCGCTGGCCTCCATCAAGGCCTCGGTGTCGTCCCTGCGCTCCGACGACGTGGACTGGTCCGAGGAGGACCGGGCCGAGCTCCTCGAAGGCATCGAGGACGGCGCCGACCGGCTCGACCACCTGGTGGGCAATCTGCTCGACATGTCCCGGCTCCAGACCGGCACCGTGACCCCGCTGATCCGGGAGATCGACCTCGACGAGGTGGTCCCGATGGCACTGGGCGGCGTACCGGAGGACAGCGTGCTGCTGGACGTCCCGGAGACGCTGCCGATGGTGGCGGTGGACCCGGGGCTGCTGGAGCGCACCGTGGCCAACGTGGTGGAGAACGCCGTCAAGTACAGCCCGGCCGGGGAGCCCGTGGTGGTCGCCGCCAGCTTCCTCGGCGACCGGGTCGAGGTGCGCGTCGTGGACCGCGGGCCCGGCGTGCCCGACGAGGCCAAGGACCGGATCTTCGCCCCCTTCCAGCGGCACGGGGACGCCCCGCGGGGCGCCGGGGTGGGCCTCGGCCTCGCGGTGGCCCGGGGCTTCGCCGAGGCCATGGACGGCACCCTGGCGGCCGAGGACACCCCCGGCGGCGGACTCACGATGGTGCTCACGCTGCGGGCCGTGACGCGCGACAGTGGGCAGGCGGACGGCGCGGCGGACGGCGAACGACGCGCCACCGTGCCGGAGACGGCCGGCCACCTGCCCGACGACCCCGACACCCCCGGCGCCGCCGACGGCACCGACCTCATGGATCTCGACCCGATACGACAGAAAGCAGGACCTCGATGA
- a CDS encoding DUF3710 domain-containing protein, which produces MFGRRKKNDSARDGGATEQVVDGVAADEQDGGEEQDSAPRRVNLPPAPRPDGPWDVSEVPGAPEEGRVDLGGILVPGVEGMELRVEVAGDAIVAATVVLGDSAVQLQAFAAPKKEGIWGEVREEIATGITQQGGIIDEVEGPLGWELRAQVPVPMPDGQTGAQLVRFVGVDGPRWFLRGVISGQGAVRPESAGLLEQIFRETVIVRGDGPMAPRDPIVLKLPNDAQMVPDGVQTEDQEGSRFSGGMGQLEQGPTITEVR; this is translated from the coding sequence GTGTTCGGACGTCGCAAGAAGAACGACTCCGCCAGGGACGGCGGCGCGACCGAGCAGGTCGTGGACGGCGTGGCTGCCGATGAACAGGACGGCGGCGAGGAGCAGGACTCCGCGCCCCGCAGGGTGAATCTGCCGCCCGCCCCGCGGCCCGACGGCCCCTGGGACGTCTCCGAGGTGCCCGGTGCGCCGGAGGAGGGTCGCGTCGACCTGGGCGGCATTCTCGTACCGGGTGTCGAGGGCATGGAGCTGCGCGTCGAGGTCGCCGGTGACGCGATCGTCGCCGCGACGGTCGTCCTCGGCGACAGCGCCGTACAGCTGCAGGCCTTCGCGGCGCCCAAGAAGGAAGGCATCTGGGGCGAGGTCCGCGAGGAGATCGCCACGGGCATCACCCAGCAGGGCGGCATCATCGACGAGGTCGAGGGTCCGCTGGGCTGGGAGCTGCGCGCCCAGGTGCCCGTACCCATGCCCGACGGCCAGACCGGCGCCCAGCTGGTCCGCTTCGTCGGCGTCGACGGCCCGCGCTGGTTCCTGCGGGGCGTCATCTCCGGCCAGGGCGCGGTGCGCCCCGAGTCGGCGGGCCTGCTCGAGCAGATCTTCCGGGAGACCGTCATCGTGCGCGGCGACGGCCCGATGGCTCCGCGCGACCCGATCGTGCTGAAGCTGCCGAACGACGCCCAGATGGTGCCGGACGGCGTGCAGACCGAGGACCAGGAGGGCTCCCGCTTCTCCGGCGGCATGGGCCAGCTGGAGCAGGGTCCGACGATCACCGAGGTCCGCTGA
- the dut gene encoding dUTP diphosphatase has product MSDNNRAPVDVLIRRVDPEVPLPAYGHPGDAGCDLVTTEAAVLEPGERTVLPTGVSIALPDGYAAFVHPRSGLAARCGLALVNAPGTVDAGYRGEIKVIVVNLDPRESVRFERFDRIAQLVVQRVEKVRFHEVAELPGSARAEGGFGSTGGHAAVAGSGAGQQGGNGYASVVSDREGQ; this is encoded by the coding sequence ATGTCTGACAACAACCGCGCCCCCGTCGACGTGCTGATCCGCCGCGTCGACCCCGAGGTGCCCCTGCCCGCCTACGGCCACCCCGGCGACGCCGGCTGCGACCTGGTGACCACAGAGGCGGCCGTGCTGGAGCCCGGCGAGCGCACCGTACTGCCCACGGGCGTGTCCATCGCCCTGCCCGACGGGTACGCGGCGTTCGTGCACCCGCGCTCGGGCCTGGCCGCCCGCTGCGGGCTCGCGCTCGTGAATGCCCCGGGGACGGTGGATGCCGGGTACCGTGGGGAGATCAAGGTGATCGTGGTCAATCTCGACCCGCGCGAGAGCGTCCGGTTCGAGCGCTTCGACCGCATTGCCCAGCTGGTTGTCCAGAGGGTCGAGAAGGTGCGCTTCCACGAGGTGGCGGAACTTCCCGGCTCGGCCCGGGCCGAGGGGGGTTTCGGCTCCACCGGCGGTCATGCGGCCGTGGCCGGATCCGGCGCTGGTCAGCAGGGTGGGAATGGCTACGCTTCGGTCGTATCCGACCGGGAAGGACAGTGA